GCGAGGATCACGAGCGGCTTGCGGGGCCGGAACTCGAGCCGCATCGCTACCTGCTCCTCATCGTACGGATGCAGATCCTTGAGCGACGCCATCCCTTCGGGCCGCCGCACCTCGATGTGCTCGACGACGCGGGCGACGCCGCTCATCTGCAGCATGCCCTCGGGCGGCGGGGTCGCGAGCAGCTCGGTGCACTCGGACGCGAACTCGGGACGGACCTTCTCGGCCATCTGGTGGAAGTAGGTCGGGAAGAGGAAGAACTCGTCGGCCTCGACCCAGAATCCTTTCTCGTCGATGCCCCCCTTGCGGAGCATGATCGACTGTCGTCCCTCGAGCAGCAGCTTGCAGACGAACGCCCATTCCTTCAGCGCCGGGATCGTCTTCGTCAGCTGCTCGCCCATCACCGCGAGAGTAGCATGGTCCTCTCATGCCTCCTCCCGGTTCCGGCAGCCGTGTCCTGTTCCGGATCGGGCCGATCGAGGTCGCCGTTCATGCCAGCTGGCTGATCATCTTCGCTGTGCTCGTGCTGGTGGCCCGCTCGAAGATCGCACCCCAGATCGTCCCGAGAGACAGCGCGTGGATCTTGCCCCTTTCGATCGCTATCGCGCTGCTCTTCTATGCCTTCGTGCTCGCGCACGAGCTGTCACACGCGTTCATGGCGCGCGCGCACGGCCTCGACGCCCGTCGCATCACCTTGTTCGTCTTCGGCGGCGTCGCGCAGATCGGCGCGGAGGCCGAGAAGCCCGGCGACGAATTCCGGATCGCCATCGTCGGACCACTTACGAGCCTGCTGATCGCCGGAGTGCTTGCCGCCGTGTCGCTCATGCTGCATCCGGGGTTCGATCCTGTTCGGGACGCGAGCCTGAGCTTCCTTCCCGGCGTCTGGGGCGTATTGGCGGTGGTGAATCTGTTCCTCGCGGTCTTCAACCTCGTGCCGGCTTTCCCGCTCGACGGCGGCCGCGTGCTCCGGGCAAGCCTTTGGCGAGGGCTCCACGACCGCGCCAAAGCGACGCGCTGGGCGGCCACGCTCGGCAAGGCCTTCGCGTTCGCGCTCATCGGAGCGGGAGGTGCGATCTTCGTCCTCGGGGTCTCACGCGGGAGCAACGCGGATGCGTGGCCCGGTTTGTGGTACGTCCTGATCGGTTACTTCCTCTTCAATGTGGCCGGCAGCGCCGGCCGCCTGGAGGGGGGAGCGGAGCCACGGAAGGGCCCGCCGGGGTCGGAACACGACGAGCCGAACCGTGCGGGGCAAAGATAGCGCCGCTATCGTTGGATGCGATGAAGGTCAAGCTCCGGAACCCCACCCGCGAAGTCCAGGTTCCCGGCCCGACGAGTGTACGCATCCTGCTCGAGCGGCTGCAGATCAATCCCGAGACGGTGCTCGTCATCCGGGAGGCGGATCTGCTCACGCGCGAGGAGCGTCTCGCCGACTCGGACGAGGTCGAGATCCGTCCGGTCATCTCGGGCGGCGCCGGGCGGGGTCCGGCAGGCGCTGCCGCAAAGTGCAAGCGCTGCCGAGCGCCGGCCAAGGTCGAGGTCGCGCGCGCGAACGCCGCCTTCTGCGCCGAGTGCTTCCTCCGCTACGTCCGCAACCAGGTGACGAAGGCGATCGACGATCACGAGATGTTCACCAAGGAGGACCGGCTCCTGGTCTGTGTGAGCGGCGGAAAGGACTCGCTGGCGCTCTGGGACATGCTGCTCGACATGGGATACGACGCCACCGGGTATCACATCGTGCTGTGGACCGGCGAGGAGTACGCGAACGAGTCCCGTGAGATGTGCGAGAAGTACGCGGCCGCGCGCGGCGCAACGCTCATCGTCACGGACCTCAAGGACGACGAGGGGTTCACCATCGAGCAGATCGCACGCGAGGGGCGACGCGTGCCGTGCAGCGTGTGCGGCTTGACCAAGCGATACCTGAGCAACCTGCAGGCCACGCGCGAGGGCTACGACGTGCTCGTGACCGGACACAATCTGGACGACGAAGCCGCGACCTTGCTCGGCAACACGCTCCACTGGCAGACCGAGTACATCGCCCGGCAATCGCCGGCCCTCCCGTCGACGAACGCGAAGCTCTCCAAGAAGGTGAAACCCCTGTACCGGGTGTCCGAGCGCGAGACCGCCGCGTACGCGATCCTCCGCGGCATCGACTACATCGTCGAGGAATGCCCGCTCGTGGCCGGGAACACGGCGCTTCGGTACAAGGACGCGCTCAATCTGATGGAGGCGCGCAGTCCCGGCACGAAGCAGCAGTTCTTCTTCGGCTACCTCGACAAGGTTGCGCCCCTGTTCGCGAGCGAGGACACGGTCGAGCTGCGCGCCTGCAACGAGTGCGGGCAGTCGACCACCGGCGACGTGTGCGCCTACTGCCGCGCGAAGAAGCAGCTGCGCGCCAAGGCGGGCACGAAAGGCACGTCGTGAGCACGCCGTTCGAGCCCGGCGAGCGCGTCATGCTCGTCGACCGTCGCGGCCGTCGGTACATGATCACGCTGCGGCCGGGTGAGCGCTTCCACTTCCACCAGGGCTTCGTCGAGCACGACGCGATCCTCGGCTCGCCCGAAGGGATACGACTCGCCGCGTCTTCGGGCGCGCCGCTGATCGCGTTCCGGCCTTCGCTCGCCGACTTCATCTTGAAGATGCCGCGCGGCGCCCAGGTCGTCTACCCGAAGGACATCGGCATGATCCTCGTCGAGGCCGACATCCATCCGGGAGCGACCGTGCTCGAAGCCGGGACCGGGTCGGGCGCGATGACGCTCGCGCTCGTGCGCGCGGTGGGGGAGCGAGGTCGCGTGATCTCCTACGAGCTCCGCGAGGACTTCGCCGCGAAGGCGCGCTCGAACGTCGAGTCGTTCCTCGGGAAGATCCCCGACGAGCTCGATCTGCGGCTCGGCGACGTCACCGAAGCGGATCTCGACGTCGAGATCGATCGCGTGGTGCTCGACCTCCCCGAGCCGTGGCGCGTCCTGCCCAGGGCGCTCACCGCGATGCGTCCCGGGGCGATGTTCTGCTCGTACGTGCCGACCACCACGCAGGTTTCGCAGACGACCGAAGCACTCCGGGAAGCAGGCCTGGGTGAGATCGTCACCCGCGAGGTCCTCGTGCGGACGTGGCACGTCGAGGGCGCCTCGGTGCGTCCGGACCACCGGATGGTGGCTCACACGGGATTCGTCACCATCGCCCGTTTTTTCGGCTTGGATCGCTGACTCCATGTCGTTGACGCTCTCCGTGGCCGGGAGTAGCGTCAAAAAGTGTCCGGAAGTGTTAACAAGTGATGTTACCGGCAAGGAACTTTTTCGAAGGGCTAATACGGAGGACGAACGCGGACGATAACCCATTCACGGTAGGAACTCGGGTGCGATAATCCCGAGGTCGATCGGGGACTTTCGAGCGAGGGATGTACCAAGGAGGTGTCGGGTGCCGGGTTCCGCTCACGAGTCGGAAGGGCGCCACCTCGAGCGTCAGGTGAACGAGCTTCAGACACAGCTGAAGTTCCTCGAGGAGGAGACGTCGTTGCTGCGCCGTCGCCTCCGCGACGCGCCGGGTCAAGTCAAGATCCTCGAGGACAAGCTCGCCGAGACGCGCACGCAGCTCGCGCAAGCGCTGTCCCAGAACGACCGTCTCGCCTCGACGCTCCGTGAAGCGCGCGAGCAGATCGTCGCGCTGAAGGAAGAGGTCGAGAAGCTGACGGCGCCGCCGTCGGGCTTCGGCACCTACCTCGCGACGAACGAGGACGGCACCGTCGACATCACGACCGGCGGACGAAAGCTTCGCGTCGCCGCGCACCCCGAGATCGATCCGAAGAGCCTCGTCAAGGGCCAGGAAGTGATGCTCAACGAGGCCATGAACATCATCGCTGCCCGTCAATTCGAGGTGTCCGGTGAGGTCGTCCAGCTCAAGGAGATCCTCGACGCCAACCGAGCGATCGTGGTCGGGCACGCGGACGAGGAACGTGTCGTTTCGCTCGCCGACCCGCTGATGACGCAACACCTGCGGGCCGGTGACAACCTGCTCATGGATCCGAAGTCCGGCTACGTGTTCGAGCGCCTCCCGAAGCCCGAGGTCGAAGAGCTCGTGCTCGAAGAGGTCCCCGACATCACCTACGCCGACATCGGGGGCCTGGGCGGCCAGATCGAGTCGATCCGCGACGCGGTCGAGCTGCCGTTCCTGCACGCCGACCTGTTCGCCGAGCACCAGCTGAAGGCGCCGAAGGGCGTCCTGTTGTACGGCCCGCCGGGCTGCGGCAAGACGCTGATCGCCAAAGCGGTGGCGAACTCCCTGGCGAAGAAGATCGCCGAGAAGAGCGGCCAGGAGAACGCCCGGTCGTACTTCCTGAACATCAAGGGTCCCGAGCTACTGAACAAGTACGTCGGCGAGACCGAGCGCCAGATCCGCCTGATCTTCCAGCGCGCGAAGGAGAAGTCGGAGGAAGGCTTCCCGGTCATCGTTTTCTTCGACGAGATGGACTCGATCTTCCGCACCCGCGGCTCCGGTGTGTCCTCCGACGTGGAGAACACGATCGTTCCGCAGCTGCTCTCGGAGATCGACGGCGTGGAGACCCTGTCGAACGTTATCGTGATCGGCGCGTCGAACCGCGAGGACATGATCGACCCGGCGATCCTCCGGCCGGGCCGGCTCGACGTCAAGATCAAGATCGAGCGTCCGGACGTGAACGCCGCCGCGGAGATCTTCAAGATCTATCTGCTTCCGGGGCTTCCGCTGCACGACGAGACGCTCAAGCGTCACAGCGGCGACCGGCAGGCGGCCGTGGGCTCGATCATCGACGCGACCGTGAAGCGCATGTACGACGAGAGCGACGAGAACCGGTTCCTCGAGGTCACGTACGCGAACGGAGACAAGGAGATCCTGTTCTTCAAGGACTTCAACTCCGGCGCGATGATCGAGAACGTCGTGGCCCGCGCCAAGAAGGAAGCGATCAAACGCTACCTCGAGGTGGGGGAGAAGGGCATCAAGGAGGAGGATCTCTTCCTCGCGATCAGGGCCGAGTTCAAGGAGAACGAGGACCTGCCCAACACCACGAACCCGGATGACTGGGCGCGCATCTCCGGCAAGAAGGGTGAGCGCATCGTCTACGTCCGTACCTTGCTCGGGCAGGAGACCGCCGGCCGGTCGATCGAGACCGTCAACACCGGTCAGTACCTCTAGCGCGGTACGGGGATACCATGGTCGAGCCGGCCGCCTGGCCGGCCCCGGCGGTTTTTCGCCTGACAGGGGGAACGGTTGAGCATCCCGAAGGTGATGGGGATCGAGACCGAATACGGGATCACCGTCCCGAACTCGGCCGATTTCAACCCGGTCCTCGCCTCGTCGCTGCTGATCAACTCTTATGCCGCGCAGACGCTCCGCCGCGTCCGATGGGACTACGAGGAGGAGTCGCCGCTCCGCGACGCGCGCGGCTTCGAGCCCGTGCGCGAGGCCCCGGCCCCGACCGAAGAGGACCTCGGCCTCGCGAACGTGATCCTCACCAACGGCGCTCGCTACTACGTCGATCACGCGCATCCCGAGTACTCGACGCCCGAATGCACCAGCCCGCGCCAGCTCGTGATGTACGACAAGGCGGGGGAACGGATCCTCGAGTCTTCGATCGCGCGGGCCACCGAGATCATGTCCGGCGGCGGCCGGATGATCGTCTACAAGAACAACACCGACGGCAAGGGCACGTCCTACGGCACCCACGAGAACTACCTCGTCGATCGAGCCGTTCCGTTCACGAAGATCGCGCACGACATCATGCCGTTCTTCGTGACCCGCCAGATCTTCACCGGCGCGGGCTTCCTCGGCGGTTCCACCCGCGGCGGAGACGTTCCCTACCAGGTCTCGCAGCGGGCGGACTTCTTCGAGGCCGAGGTGGGGCTGGAGACGACGCTCAAACGGCCTATCGTGAACACGCGCGACGAGCCCCACGCCGACCCGGAGAAGTACCGCCGCCTGCACGTGATCATCGGCGACGCGAACATGAGCGAGGTGTCGAACCTCCTCAAGACCGGCACCGCGGCGATCGCGCTGCGGATGATCGAGGACGACCAGATCCTCGAGGACTTGTCGTTCGAGAACCCCGTGCAGTCGCTGCGCGCGATCTCGCACGACCCGTCGTGCAAGCTCACGGTGCGGCTGAAGGACGGCCGGTCCGTGCGGGCCGTGGACGTCCAGTGGGGCTACTTCGAGATGGCCGAGAAGTACTTCGCGGCGCACGACCCCGACCCATGGACGGCCGAGGTCATGGCGCGGTGGGAAGCGGTGCTCACCACGATCGAGTCCGAGCCGATGAACCTCGCCACCCAGCTCGACTGGGTGGCGAAGTACAAGCTGCTCTCGGATTATCGCGAGAAGCACGACCTCGACTGGAGCGACCCGAAGCTGCACATGCTCGATCTCCAGTACCACGACGTCCGCCGGTCCAAGGGCTTGGCTTACGTGCTCGAGCGGCAGGGCCGCCTGGAGCGTCTGGTGACCGACGAGGAGATCGACCGCGCCATCGATGTTCCGCCGCTCGACACCCGCGCGTACTTCCGCGGCCGCTGCCTCGCGCAGTTCGCGAAGCAGATCGCCGCCGCGTCGTGGGACTCGGTGATCTTCGACGTCGGCGCCGAATCTCTGCAGCGGGTCCCGATGCCCGAGCCGCTTCGCGGGACCGAGGCCCACGTGAAGGACCTGCTGGACTCGGTGACCGACGCGAGAGAGCTACTCGACAAGCTTCAAGGCTGAGCCTTCGACGGTCGAAACCGCAGGTAGAGGCGGTATTTCTTTCTCGGTTCCTGTCATAGCCAGCGCGTACAATTGAGCCTGTTGCGAAGGGAGGCCCGATGGCGGCCAAGGGCGGCGAACAGAAGAAGAAGGTTCACAAGCACGGTGGCGACGGCGACGCCGCCGAGGGCGACGCCGGTCAGATCACCAAGAAGGGCGAGGAGATCAAGGAAGAGATCGACGAGCTCCTCGACGAGATCGACTCTGTCTTGGAGGAGAACGCCGAGGAGTTTATTCGGTCGTACGTCCAAAAAGGCGGACAATGAACGCAACTCGGACAACGGCAAGAAGGGGTAGCGGATGCCGCAGGACTCGCTCTTCAGCGCGAAAAAGCGTTGTCCAGACTGCAAGAAGCTGAAGTCATCCGAGGATTTTCCCCGCAACAAGAACTACAAGGACGGCAGGCACCCTTACTGCAAGCCGTGTCACAACGCGCGCGGAAGGGAGTCGAAGGATCGCCTTTACGGGGGCTCTCGCCACTATCACCTCAAGCGTCGCTACGGCATCGGTGCCGCCGAGGTCGATGAACGGATCCGGCAGCAGGGCGGTGTCTGTGCGATCTGTCGCTCACGGCCTGCGGAGCATGTCGACCACAACCACCGCACCGGCAAGGTCCGCGGCATCTTGTGCTTCGGATGCAACGGCGGTCTGGGGCAGTTCCAAGAGAACGCGACCTCCCTTCGGCGAGCGATCGACTACGTGGAGCGAGACGGTTTCGAGGACGACGTGCAAGAACACGCCGCTCCGTACATACTCTCCGTCGCATGAGCGACTGGGGAGCTGATTGGACCAGGGCGGCCTTCGCCCCGAACTCGAACCCCTCGTTCGCCGACCTCCTCAACGGCGCCCAGCCCCAGGCCCTGCCACCGAAAGACCCCACCGGCAAGGAGCCGCTCACCGTCCCCCAAGGCACCACCATCCTCGCGCTGACCTTCGCCGACGGCGTGGTCATGGCCGGCGACCGGCGCGCGACCGAGGGCTACCAGATCGCCGACCGCTACATCGTCAAGGTCTTCCCGGCCGACAACTTCTCCGCCGTCGCGATCGCAGGCGCGGCCGGCCCGGCCATCGACATGGTGCGCCTCTTCCAGACCGAGCTCGAGCACTACGAGAAGGTCGAGGGCGAGGTGCTGAGCCTCGAGGGCAAGGCCAACAAGCTCGCGCAGATGATCAAGGCCAACTTCCCGATGGCGATGCAGGGCCTCATCGTCGTCCCGCTGTTCGCCGGGTTCGACCGCAAGCGCACCGCAGGCCGCATCTTCCGGTACGACGCGGTCGGCGGCCGTTACGAGGACTCCAACTACCACGCGACCGGCTCCGGCGGGAAGGACGCTCGGAGCGCGCTGCGCACGAGCTGGTTCCGCGGCTTGAGCCGCGACCAAGCGATCCGAGCCGCGGTCGAGGCTCTCACCGTCGCGAGCGAGGAGGACGTCGCCACCGGGGGCCCAGACCTCGCGCGCGGGATCTTCCCGGTCGTCGCGACCGTCACGAACAGCGGCTACGAGGAGGTCACCGACGACGCGTTGCGCCCGGTCGTGGCCGACGTGATCGGCAAGATCGCCGCCACGGGGGAGTCGCCGGCATGAGCCCGATGCCCTACTACGTCTCGCCCGAGCAGCTCATGAAGGACCGCGCGGATTACGCGCGCAAGGGCATCGCACGCGGCAAGTCGATCCTCGCGATCGAGGGCACCGATGGGGTCATGTTCGTTGCAGAGAATCCGTCGAGCACGCTGCACAAGGTCTCCGAGCTGTACGACCGGGTGGCGTTCTGCGCGGTCGGCAAGTACAACGAGTTCGAGAACCTCCGCATCGCCGGCGTACGGCTCGCCGACATGCGCGGCTACGTCTATGGACGCGAGGACGTAACCGCGAAGGCGATCGCCAACGCGTACGCGCAAGCGCTCGGCACGATCTTCACCCAAGAGATGAAGCCGTACGAGGTCGAGCTCCTCGTGGCGCAGCTCGGCGAGAGCCAGGAATCCGACGAGCTCTTCCACGTGCTCTACGACGGCAGCGTCACCGACGAGCAAGGCTTCGTCGCGATGGGCGGACACGCCGAAGCGCTGGCCACCACCATGGGCACCGAGTATCGCAGCGGCATGAACTTCGAGGAATCGCTGACGGTCGGAGCGAAGGCCCTGTCCGCCAGCGACCCGAACCGCGAGCTCGACCCGCAGAAGCTCGAGGTGGCCGTGCTCGATAGGGCCCGGCCGCGCCGCACGTTCCGCCGGCTGGAAGACGACGAAGTCGTCCGGATCCTCGCCGGCTCGCAGTGAGCTTCCCGCCGGGCGCGGGGCCACCGCCTCCGCCGCCCGTTCCGCCGCCTCAGACGCCCTGGGGCGCGCCTCGCCCGGAACCCGACCCGCCGGGCCGGCGACCGCCCGGAGGCCCCTCCGGCCCGCCGAAGCCGGCCATCGTCGGCGCCCTGGCCGTCGCACTCGCCGTCTCGCTCGCGATCAATGCCATCACCGCGCTCCGGGTCAAGGACGAGTCCGATCAGCAGGCTCGTCTCCGGGACCGGGTTGCCGAGCTCCAGGCCGAGGTGGACGCGCTCGAGCGCCGCGCACCGGAGTCCGGAGGAACCGTGCTCGAGCGCATCGCGTCGGCGGTCGCGCAGCTCCGTGAGCTCGCGTTCGTGAAGAAGGTCGAGGCGCAGATCTTGAGCGCCGCCCAGCTGCGGGAGCGCGTCGAGAAGCAGTTCTCGACCGACAACCCGCGCGCGGAGATCGACGAGTTCGACAAGGTGCTCACGGCCTTCGGCCTCGTGGAGCCGCAGGAGGATCTCTACAAGATCCTCCTCGAGGTCCAGACCGAGCAGATCGCCGGCTTCTACGACACCAAGTCCAAGAAGCTCGTCGTCGGCGGCGATGCCAACGATCCCACCCCGCTCGACCGTGTGCTCCTCGCACACGAGTACACGCATGCACTCACCGACCAGCATTTCGACCTCACGCGTTTCGACAAGCTTTCGGAAGAGCGCAAGGACGACGAGGCGCTCGCGTACCTCACCCTGGTCGAGGGCGACGCGACCGTGCTCATGGGGAATTACGCGCAGGAGTACCTAACTCCGAGTGAATTGCAGGAGTTCTTCGCGGAGAGCACGCAGGCGCCGAGCGACGCGCTCGACAAGGCCCCCGACGTGATCCGTCGCTCGCTTCTGTTCCCCTACGAGCAGGGCGTCGTGTTCGTCCGGGCGCTGCTCGATAACGGCGGGATCGCGGCCGTGGACGCCGCGTACAAGGACCCGCCGACATCGACCGAGCAAGTGCTGCACGTGACGAAGTACACGGGCACGCGCGACCAGCCGACCGCCGTGACGGTCCCAGACGTGGCGAAGGTGCTCGGGCAGGGGTGGAAGAGCCTCGAAGGTGGAGGCATCGGCGAGTTCGACGTCCGGCTGATCGTCGATCAGTTCATGACGCGAGGCGACGCCGAGCGGGCCGGCGCGGGATGGGACGGCGGCCGCTTCGCCGCAGCCGAATCGGCCACCGGGGTCGTCGTCGCCGCATCGACCGCGTGGGACTCCGAGTCCGAGGCGCGCGAGGCGACCGACATCTTGGGCCGATGGCTGCCCGATCGCTTCGGGAACAAGGGCGGCGACATGCGTCTTGCGGGCGC
This is a stretch of genomic DNA from Actinomycetota bacterium. It encodes these proteins:
- the arc gene encoding proteasome ATPase; amino-acid sequence: MPGSAHESEGRHLERQVNELQTQLKFLEEETSLLRRRLRDAPGQVKILEDKLAETRTQLAQALSQNDRLASTLREAREQIVALKEEVEKLTAPPSGFGTYLATNEDGTVDITTGGRKLRVAAHPEIDPKSLVKGQEVMLNEAMNIIAARQFEVSGEVVQLKEILDANRAIVVGHADEERVVSLADPLMTQHLRAGDNLLMDPKSGYVFERLPKPEVEELVLEEVPDITYADIGGLGGQIESIRDAVELPFLHADLFAEHQLKAPKGVLLYGPPGCGKTLIAKAVANSLAKKIAEKSGQENARSYFLNIKGPELLNKYVGETERQIRLIFQRAKEKSEEGFPVIVFFDEMDSIFRTRGSGVSSDVENTIVPQLLSEIDGVETLSNVIVIGASNREDMIDPAILRPGRLDVKIKIERPDVNAAAEIFKIYLLPGLPLHDETLKRHSGDRQAAVGSIIDATVKRMYDESDENRFLEVTYANGDKEILFFKDFNSGAMIENVVARAKKEAIKRYLEVGEKGIKEEDLFLAIRAEFKENEDLPNTTNPDDWARISGKKGERIVYVRTLLGQETAGRSIETVNTGQYL
- a CDS encoding tRNA (adenine-N1)-methyltransferase; this encodes MSTPFEPGERVMLVDRRGRRYMITLRPGERFHFHQGFVEHDAILGSPEGIRLAASSGAPLIAFRPSLADFILKMPRGAQVVYPKDIGMILVEADIHPGATVLEAGTGSGAMTLALVRAVGERGRVISYELREDFAAKARSNVESFLGKIPDELDLRLGDVTEADLDVEIDRVVLDLPEPWRVLPRALTAMRPGAMFCSYVPTTTQVSQTTEALREAGLGEIVTREVLVRTWHVEGASVRPDHRMVAHTGFVTIARFFGLDR
- the prcA gene encoding proteasome subunit alpha; its protein translation is MSPMPYYVSPEQLMKDRADYARKGIARGKSILAIEGTDGVMFVAENPSSTLHKVSELYDRVAFCAVGKYNEFENLRIAGVRLADMRGYVYGREDVTAKAIANAYAQALGTIFTQEMKPYEVELLVAQLGESQESDELFHVLYDGSVTDEQGFVAMGGHAEALATTMGTEYRSGMNFEESLTVGAKALSASDPNRELDPQKLEVAVLDRARPRRTFRRLEDDEVVRILAGSQ
- a CDS encoding ubiquitin-like protein Pup produces the protein MAAKGGEQKKKVHKHGGDGDAAEGDAGQITKKGEEIKEEIDELLDEIDSVLEENAEEFIRSYVQKGGQ
- a CDS encoding endonuclease VII domain-containing protein, producing the protein MPQDSLFSAKKRCPDCKKLKSSEDFPRNKNYKDGRHPYCKPCHNARGRESKDRLYGGSRHYHLKRRYGIGAAEVDERIRQQGGVCAICRSRPAEHVDHNHRTGKVRGILCFGCNGGLGQFQENATSLRRAIDYVERDGFEDDVQEHAAPYILSVA
- a CDS encoding DUF1802 family protein, with protein sequence MGEQLTKTIPALKEWAFVCKLLLEGRQSIMLRKGGIDEKGFWVEADEFFLFPTYFHQMAEKVRPEFASECTELLATPPPEGMLQMSGVARVVEHIEVRRPEGMASLKDLHPYDEEQVAMRLEFRPRKPLVILAVEVRPALQVVETPMREEFGGCVSWVDVGVDRPALAAPALPIEAVRATADRVKDAVG
- a CDS encoding site-2 protease family protein; the encoded protein is MPPPGSGSRVLFRIGPIEVAVHASWLIIFAVLVLVARSKIAPQIVPRDSAWILPLSIAIALLFYAFVLAHELSHAFMARAHGLDARRITLFVFGGVAQIGAEAEKPGDEFRIAIVGPLTSLLIAGVLAAVSLMLHPGFDPVRDASLSFLPGVWGVLAVVNLFLAVFNLVPAFPLDGGRVLRASLWRGLHDRAKATRWAATLGKAFAFALIGAGGAIFVLGVSRGSNADAWPGLWYVLIGYFLFNVAGSAGRLEGGAEPRKGPPGSEHDEPNRAGQR
- the prcB gene encoding proteasome subunit beta, coding for MSDWGADWTRAAFAPNSNPSFADLLNGAQPQALPPKDPTGKEPLTVPQGTTILALTFADGVVMAGDRRATEGYQIADRYIVKVFPADNFSAVAIAGAAGPAIDMVRLFQTELEHYEKVEGEVLSLEGKANKLAQMIKANFPMAMQGLIVVPLFAGFDRKRTAGRIFRYDAVGGRYEDSNYHATGSGGKDARSALRTSWFRGLSRDQAIRAAVEALTVASEEDVATGGPDLARGIFPVVATVTNSGYEEVTDDALRPVVADVIGKIAATGESPA
- the dop gene encoding depupylase/deamidase Dop; translation: MSIPKVMGIETEYGITVPNSADFNPVLASSLLINSYAAQTLRRVRWDYEEESPLRDARGFEPVREAPAPTEEDLGLANVILTNGARYYVDHAHPEYSTPECTSPRQLVMYDKAGERILESSIARATEIMSGGGRMIVYKNNTDGKGTSYGTHENYLVDRAVPFTKIAHDIMPFFVTRQIFTGAGFLGGSTRGGDVPYQVSQRADFFEAEVGLETTLKRPIVNTRDEPHADPEKYRRLHVIIGDANMSEVSNLLKTGTAAIALRMIEDDQILEDLSFENPVQSLRAISHDPSCKLTVRLKDGRSVRAVDVQWGYFEMAEKYFAAHDPDPWTAEVMARWEAVLTTIESEPMNLATQLDWVAKYKLLSDYREKHDLDWSDPKLHMLDLQYHDVRRSKGLAYVLERQGRLERLVTDEEIDRAIDVPPLDTRAYFRGRCLAQFAKQIAAASWDSVIFDVGAESLQRVPMPEPLRGTEAHVKDLLDSVTDARELLDKLQG
- a CDS encoding ATP-binding protein; this translates as MKVKLRNPTREVQVPGPTSVRILLERLQINPETVLVIREADLLTREERLADSDEVEIRPVISGGAGRGPAGAAAKCKRCRAPAKVEVARANAAFCAECFLRYVRNQVTKAIDDHEMFTKEDRLLVCVSGGKDSLALWDMLLDMGYDATGYHIVLWTGEEYANESREMCEKYAAARGATLIVTDLKDDEGFTIEQIAREGRRVPCSVCGLTKRYLSNLQATREGYDVLVTGHNLDDEAATLLGNTLHWQTEYIARQSPALPSTNAKLSKKVKPLYRVSERETAAYAILRGIDYIVEECPLVAGNTALRYKDALNLMEARSPGTKQQFFFGYLDKVAPLFASEDTVELRACNECGQSTTGDVCAYCRAKKQLRAKAGTKGTS